A genomic region of Vigna radiata var. radiata cultivar VC1973A unplaced genomic scaffold, Vradiata_ver6 scaffold_160, whole genome shotgun sequence contains the following coding sequences:
- the LOC106779745 gene encoding RNA-binding protein 39 isoform X2 translates to MDFDEYDYLEKTVEEQDDRDSSRKKKETERSYRKREEIDEASEERKSKRSRGDDENGSKKDKDREDRDRERHRSSRDRDRDRDRDGERSSRDRDRDRDREKERDKERDRRDRDKDKEKREKERERDRDRERERDRDRDRRDKEREERERSRRSRSRSERERERERERDFDTRDTRRFRDKKEAAEPEADPERDQRTVFAYQMPLKASERDVYEFFSKAGKVRDVRLIMDRNSRRSKGVGYIEFYDAMSVPMAIALSGQLLLGQPVMVKPSEAEKNLVQSNTTSGAAGVVGPYGAVDRKLYVGNLHFNMTESQLREIFEPFGPVELVQLPLDLETGHCKGFGFVQFAHLEHAKAAQSLNGKLEIAGRTIKVSSVTDHVGNQDTTAKSADFDDDEGGLALNAQSRALLMQKLDRSGIAASIGLPVGNGSAPAQQAMMPIGNPGVISAPAVPTQIVPTPVIEPVGNPSECLLLKNMFDPNTETEPDFDLDIKEDVEEECSKYGRVKHIYVDKSAGFVYLQFETVEAASAAQRAMHTRWFAGRMISAIYMQPQIYEAKFKGDA, encoded by the exons ATGGACTTTGACGAGTACGATTACTTGGAGAAGACAGTGGAGGAACAAGATGACCGCGACTccagcagaaagaagaaagagacaGAAAGGAGCTACCGGAAGCGCGAGGAGATCGACGAGGCCTCCGAGGAGAGGAAGAGCAAGAGGTCAAGGGGCGACGACGAGAATGGCTCGAAGAAGGATAAAGATCGCGAAGACCGCGACAGGGAGCGCCACAGAAGTAGCAGGGATAGAGATAGAGATAGAGACAGAGATGGCGAGAGAAGTAGCAGGGACAGGGACAGAGACAGAGATAGGGAGAAGGAGAGAGACAAGGAGAGGGATCGGAGGGACAGAGACAAAGATAAGgagaagagggagaaggagagggAAAGGGACAGAGATAGGGAAAGGGAGAGAGACAGAGATAGAGACCGAAGGGACAAAGAACGGGAAGAGAGGGAGAGGTCTCGGAGGAGCAGGAGTCGTTCTGAgcgagaaagagaaagagaacgAGAACGGGATTTCGACACCAGAGATACCAG GAGATTTAGGGACAAGAAAGAGGCAGCAGAGCCTGAGGCAGATCCAGAAAGGGATCAGAGGACTGTTTTTGCATACCAG ATGCCCTTAAAGGCGTCAGAGAGGGATGTATATGAATTCTTCTCAAAAGCTGGCAAG GTAAGGGATGTCCGTCTAATCATGGATAGGAACTCAAGACGATCTAAAGGAGTTGG GTACATTGAATTTTATGATGCAATGTCAGTCCCAATGGCAATTGCTCTCTCTGGCCAACTTCTTCTGGGACAACCTGTAATGGTCAAGCCTTCTGAGGCCGAAAAGAACCTTGTCCAATCTAATACTACCAGTGGAGCTGCTGGGGTAGTAGGACCATATGGAGCTGTGGACAGGAAACTGTATGTGGGGAATCTTCACTTCAACATGACAGAGAGTCAATTAAGAGAG atttttGAGCCATTTGGTCCAGTGGAGCTTGTGCAACTGCCTCTTGACTTGGAGACAGGACATTGCAAGGGCTTTGGGTTTGTTCAA TTTGCTCATCTTGAGCATGCCAAGGCTGCTCAGAGTTTAAATGGAAAGCTGGAAATTGCTGGCAGGACTATAAAG GTTTCATCTGTAACAGATCATGTTGGAAACCAAGATACAACTGCAAAATCTGCAGactttgatgatgatgagggTGGATTG GCTCTAAATGCCCAATCAAGAGCATTGCTTATGCAGAAACTGGACCGCTCTGGCATTGCAGCAAg CATTGGTCTGCCTGTTGGGAATGGGTCAGCTCCTGCTCAACAGGCTATGATGCCTATTGGTAATCCAGGTGTAATATCAGCACCAGCTGTCCCTACGCAAATTGTGCCTACCCCGGTGATTGAACCTGTTGGAAACCCCAGTGAGTGTCTACTGTTGAAGAATATGTTTGATCCCAACACTGAG ACTGAGCCAGATTTTGATCTAGACATTAAAGAGGACGTGGAAGAAGAGTGTTCCAAATATGGACGGGTGAAACATATTTATGTTGACAA AAGTGCAGGGTTTGTGTATTTGCAATTTGAAACAGTCGAAGCAGCTAGTGCTGCTCAACGTGCAATGCACACGAGGTGGTTTGCAGGAAGAATGATTTCTGCTATCTATATG CAACCTCAGATATACGAAGCCAAGTTTAAAGGGGACGCTTGA
- the LOC106779723 gene encoding ribonuclease P protein subunit p25-like protein isoform X1, translating to MDRYQRVEKPKAETPINENEIRVTTQGRMRNYITYATTLFQEKGSNEIVLKAMGRAINKTVMIAELIKRRIIGLHQNTVIGSTDITDTWEPLEEGLLPLETTRHVSMITITLSKKELDTSSTGYQPPLPVDQVKPLNEYEEEGEASPRMRGRGRGRGRGRGRGIYNGGMEYGDGWDCGRGYGGRSRGRARGRAFRGRGRGYGAQPVGYYDYGDYDAPPAPRGRGRGRGRGRGRGRDRGVAA from the exons ATGGATAGGTATCAGAGGGTAGAGAAGCCCAAGGCTGAGACTCCGATAAACGAGAACGAGATACGCGTTACTACTCAAGGAAGAATGAGGAATTACATCACCTACGCTACCACACTCTTTCAg GAGAAAGGATCCAACGAAATTGTTCTCAAAGCAATGGGGCGCGCAATAAATAAGACTGTAATGATTGCTGAACTGATCAAG AGAAGGATTATTGGCTTGCATCAAAATACCGTAATTGGATCAACTGATATAACTGACACATGGGAACCACTTGAAGAAGGCCTTCTTCC TTTGGAGACTACTCGCCATGTTTCAATGATCACAATTACCTTGTCAAAAAAGGAACTGGATACGTCCTCGACAGG ATATCAACCTCCTCTTCCAGTTGATCAAGTAAAACCTTTAAATGAATATGAAGAGGAAGGAG AAGCCTCACCAAGGATGCGAGGAAGAGGGCGTGGTCGTGGAAGGGGCCGGGGTAGAG GAATTTACAATGGAGGTATGGAATATGGTGATGGTTGGGATTGTGGACGTGGCTATGGTGGAAGAAGCCGTGGCCGTGCTAGAGGGCGTGCTTTTCGGGGACGGGGACGAGGCTATGGTGCCCAGCCAGTTGGGTACTATGACTATGGTGATTATGATGCTCCACCTGCCCCACGTG
- the LOC106779723 gene encoding ribonuclease P protein subunit p25-like protein isoform X2 — protein sequence MDRYQRVEKPKAETPINENEIRVTTQGRMRNYITYATTLFQEKGSNEIVLKAMGRAINKTVMIAELIKRRIIGLHQNTVIGSTDITDTWEPLEEGLLPLETTRHVSMITITLSKKELDTSSTGYQPPLPVDQVKPLNEYEEEGASPRMRGRGRGRGRGRGRGIYNGGMEYGDGWDCGRGYGGRSRGRARGRAFRGRGRGYGAQPVGYYDYGDYDAPPAPRGRGRGRGRGRGRGRDRGVAA from the exons ATGGATAGGTATCAGAGGGTAGAGAAGCCCAAGGCTGAGACTCCGATAAACGAGAACGAGATACGCGTTACTACTCAAGGAAGAATGAGGAATTACATCACCTACGCTACCACACTCTTTCAg GAGAAAGGATCCAACGAAATTGTTCTCAAAGCAATGGGGCGCGCAATAAATAAGACTGTAATGATTGCTGAACTGATCAAG AGAAGGATTATTGGCTTGCATCAAAATACCGTAATTGGATCAACTGATATAACTGACACATGGGAACCACTTGAAGAAGGCCTTCTTCC TTTGGAGACTACTCGCCATGTTTCAATGATCACAATTACCTTGTCAAAAAAGGAACTGGATACGTCCTCGACAGG ATATCAACCTCCTCTTCCAGTTGATCAAGTAAAACCTTTAAATGAATATGAAGAGGAAGGAG CCTCACCAAGGATGCGAGGAAGAGGGCGTGGTCGTGGAAGGGGCCGGGGTAGAG GAATTTACAATGGAGGTATGGAATATGGTGATGGTTGGGATTGTGGACGTGGCTATGGTGGAAGAAGCCGTGGCCGTGCTAGAGGGCGTGCTTTTCGGGGACGGGGACGAGGCTATGGTGCCCAGCCAGTTGGGTACTATGACTATGGTGATTATGATGCTCCACCTGCCCCACGTG
- the LOC106779745 gene encoding RNA-binding protein 39 isoform X1, translating to MDFDEYDYLEKTVEEQDDRDSSRKKKETERSYRKREEIDEASEERKSKRSRGDDENGSKKDKDREDRDRERHRSSRDRDRDRDRDGERSSRDRDRDRDREKERDKERDRRDRDKDKEKREKERERDRDRERERDRDRDRRDKEREERERSRRSRSRSERERERERERDFDTRDTRRFRDKKEAAEPEADPERDQRTVFAYQMPLKASERDVYEFFSKAGKVRDVRLIMDRNSRRSKGVGYIEFYDAMSVPMAIALSGQLLLGQPVMVKPSEAEKNLVQSNTTSGAAGVVGPYGAVDRKLYVGNLHFNMTESQLREIFEPFGPVELVQLPLDLETGHCKGFGFVQFAHLEHAKAAQSLNGKLEIAGRTIKVSSVTDHVGNQDTTAKSADFDDDEGGLALNAQSRALLMQKLDRSGIAASIGLPVGNGSAPAQQAMMPIGNPGVISAPAVPTQIVPTPVIEPVGNPSECLLLKNMFDPNTETEPDFDLDIKEDVEEECSKYGRVKHIYVDKRSAGFVYLQFETVEAASAAQRAMHTRWFAGRMISAIYMQPQIYEAKFKGDA from the exons ATGGACTTTGACGAGTACGATTACTTGGAGAAGACAGTGGAGGAACAAGATGACCGCGACTccagcagaaagaagaaagagacaGAAAGGAGCTACCGGAAGCGCGAGGAGATCGACGAGGCCTCCGAGGAGAGGAAGAGCAAGAGGTCAAGGGGCGACGACGAGAATGGCTCGAAGAAGGATAAAGATCGCGAAGACCGCGACAGGGAGCGCCACAGAAGTAGCAGGGATAGAGATAGAGATAGAGACAGAGATGGCGAGAGAAGTAGCAGGGACAGGGACAGAGACAGAGATAGGGAGAAGGAGAGAGACAAGGAGAGGGATCGGAGGGACAGAGACAAAGATAAGgagaagagggagaaggagagggAAAGGGACAGAGATAGGGAAAGGGAGAGAGACAGAGATAGAGACCGAAGGGACAAAGAACGGGAAGAGAGGGAGAGGTCTCGGAGGAGCAGGAGTCGTTCTGAgcgagaaagagaaagagaacgAGAACGGGATTTCGACACCAGAGATACCAG GAGATTTAGGGACAAGAAAGAGGCAGCAGAGCCTGAGGCAGATCCAGAAAGGGATCAGAGGACTGTTTTTGCATACCAG ATGCCCTTAAAGGCGTCAGAGAGGGATGTATATGAATTCTTCTCAAAAGCTGGCAAG GTAAGGGATGTCCGTCTAATCATGGATAGGAACTCAAGACGATCTAAAGGAGTTGG GTACATTGAATTTTATGATGCAATGTCAGTCCCAATGGCAATTGCTCTCTCTGGCCAACTTCTTCTGGGACAACCTGTAATGGTCAAGCCTTCTGAGGCCGAAAAGAACCTTGTCCAATCTAATACTACCAGTGGAGCTGCTGGGGTAGTAGGACCATATGGAGCTGTGGACAGGAAACTGTATGTGGGGAATCTTCACTTCAACATGACAGAGAGTCAATTAAGAGAG atttttGAGCCATTTGGTCCAGTGGAGCTTGTGCAACTGCCTCTTGACTTGGAGACAGGACATTGCAAGGGCTTTGGGTTTGTTCAA TTTGCTCATCTTGAGCATGCCAAGGCTGCTCAGAGTTTAAATGGAAAGCTGGAAATTGCTGGCAGGACTATAAAG GTTTCATCTGTAACAGATCATGTTGGAAACCAAGATACAACTGCAAAATCTGCAGactttgatgatgatgagggTGGATTG GCTCTAAATGCCCAATCAAGAGCATTGCTTATGCAGAAACTGGACCGCTCTGGCATTGCAGCAAg CATTGGTCTGCCTGTTGGGAATGGGTCAGCTCCTGCTCAACAGGCTATGATGCCTATTGGTAATCCAGGTGTAATATCAGCACCAGCTGTCCCTACGCAAATTGTGCCTACCCCGGTGATTGAACCTGTTGGAAACCCCAGTGAGTGTCTACTGTTGAAGAATATGTTTGATCCCAACACTGAG ACTGAGCCAGATTTTGATCTAGACATTAAAGAGGACGTGGAAGAAGAGTGTTCCAAATATGGACGGGTGAAACATATTTATGTTGACAA AAGAAGTGCAGGGTTTGTGTATTTGCAATTTGAAACAGTCGAAGCAGCTAGTGCTGCTCAACGTGCAATGCACACGAGGTGGTTTGCAGGAAGAATGATTTCTGCTATCTATATG CAACCTCAGATATACGAAGCCAAGTTTAAAGGGGACGCTTGA